DNA sequence from the Arthrobacter jinronghuae genome:
TTCGACGGCCTCAACGGTGGTAGCCTGCGCCGACAAAGCTTCCATCGGGCGTGCATCGGAACTCACTGCAACTGCACTGCCGGCCTCGAGCTGGTCGGCTTGCGCGGTGTCCAGCATCAGGCGGGAGATCCAGCCGGAGCGCGAAAACTGGACCGCAGAGTCCGTAGCTCCGGTGACGTCATCGGCGGCTATGCCGATGAGCCGTGCATGGGAGTGGACGGCCGGCATCAGTTTGCCGGTTCCACGCCCGGCCGGCCCTCTCCAGCAACCGGCACAGGATCGGGATTTTCCAGGCCGCCCTGTCGCTTGAGCACCCAGGTGGCGAGCAGTGGGGCGAAAATGGCGGTGACCAGAACGGCGGATGCGACTTGGGCGGTGGCTATGTCTACGTATGGGGCGAATGCCGGATCTGCTGCGGCAACGATCGCCGGTGTCGCAATGGAATTTCCGGCCGTGGTGGCGGAAGCGATGCCCACGCCGGACTTCGCGCCTCGGCGCAGGACGAAGCGATAGCCCAGATATACAAGGGCGCCCGTGATCAAGGTAGCGGCAATGCCGACGAAGATCCCGGCGATGCCGCCCGAAAGGACCGCTCCGAGGTCAATTCCGGTTCCGAGCGAGAAAGCGAAGAACGGGATGACGATGTTGGGCACCGGCCGCATGACCTCAGTCCACTTGGCGTCCAGGTTTCCGACAATGAAACCCAGAGCGAGCGGGATGATGGCGGCAATCAGAATCAGGATAGGGATGTTGCCCAGACCGGAGAGACCTAGGAAAAGAAGGGTGAAGAACGGCCCGTCATTGATGGCGGAAGCCATATAGGCGCCGCGATCGCGGTAATCACCGTAGCGGCCCGTGAAGGCCAGCCACAATCCTCCATTGCTGTTATCGAAGGATGCCAGTAGGGCAAGGATCGAGATGCCCAAGATGCCGTCAATACCCACCATCAGTCCCAGAGCTGCGACAAGAGCGGCAGGGATGATTGTTTTGAACAGGAGGACAACGCCTGTGGTGGCCAGGACAGGTCCCGAAGCCTTGGCGGTGATCTGCATGCCCGTTGCGAAAATAAGGATGGCGATCAGCGGGAGGGCAGAATCCGCGAACAACGCGGTGGTGAAACTGCCCATCTCAAGAAAAGCGGGGAAGAAAGTTCCTACAACGGAACCCAAAATCAACGGAATAAGCATGAGACCGCCGGGAATCCGGTTCATACCGTCAAAAAGAGGGACGCGGGACTTGGGAAGTGATTCGGCTGCCATGGCGAATCTTCTCTCTGTGCGACTCGGGAGGTACTTCTAGTAGGTACTGCAAGGACGTACTTCTAGTACGGACAAGATGTACCTAAGGCTAGAGGTGTTCGCTGAATCACACAAGTGCCCTACAGGTGGGCAGGCGGAATCCACACGGGCTCTAAACGCAACCCGCCCATAGGGGGGGGCAGGGCCCTTGCCGTCGGGCGAGCGCTGAGGGAATGGGGGAATCCGGAGAATGAGGGAGACAGGGGGTGGATCGGATCCGGTAACCCCGGCACGACTACGCTGCGGCTACCCCGCGGCCTGCGTCGTAGCGTTTCCCTGCGGTTTCACCACGGGGAAACTGCCGTGCGGTTCGTCGTCCTCTTCAAAATGGTTGTAGGCCCGGCCGACAATCAGCGGGTCCGGTGCATGCGCAATGGATTGGTCCTTGTTCGGGTATTCCACTGTGCTGAGCACATGGCGCATCGCTTCGAGCCGGGCGCGCTTCTTGTCATTGGACTTCACCGCGGTCCAGGGAGCGTCTCCTGTGTCCGTGTAAAAGAACATGGCTTCCTTCGCCTCGGTGTACGCGTCCCACTTATCCAGGCTGGCCAGGTCGGTGGGGGAGAGCTTCCACTGCTTCACCGGGTCCGTTTCCCGAGCAGCGAACCGGGCCAGCTGCTCCTCCCGGCCTACCGAGAACCACAGCTTGTGCAGCAGGGTGCCGGAATTGACGAGCATCCGTTCGAGCTCCGGAACCTCCCGCATGAACTCCAGATACTGGGCCGGGGTGCAGTACCCCATCACGCGTTCGACGCCGGCCCGGTTGTACCAGGAGCGGTCCATCATCACGATCTCTCCGCCGCTGGGCAGAGTACGGACATACCGCTGGAAGTACCACTGGGTCTGCTCCTCGGAGGTGGGCTTCTCCAGCGCTACGACGCGTGCACCGCGGGGATTCAGATGCTCGTCGAACCGTTTGATCGCCCCGCCCTTTCCGGCGGCATCGCGGCCTTCGAAGATGATGAGCATTTTCTGCCC
Encoded proteins:
- a CDS encoding 2-keto-3-deoxygluconate permease, which codes for MAAESLPKSRVPLFDGMNRIPGGLMLIPLILGSVVGTFFPAFLEMGSFTTALFADSALPLIAILIFATGMQITAKASGPVLATTGVVLLFKTIIPAALVAALGLMVGIDGILGISILALLASFDNSNGGLWLAFTGRYGDYRDRGAYMASAINDGPFFTLLFLGLSGLGNIPILILIAAIIPLALGFIVGNLDAKWTEVMRPVPNIVIPFFAFSLGTGIDLGAVLSGGIAGIFVGIAATLITGALVYLGYRFVLRRGAKSGVGIASATTAGNSIATPAIVAAADPAFAPYVDIATAQVASAVLVTAIFAPLLATWVLKRQGGLENPDPVPVAGEGRPGVEPAN
- the ppk2 gene encoding polyphosphate kinase 2; the encoded protein is MATNKNGTKEVSARRPSANGLAADEQSLDGQRVAVAEDYAQELDELQELKTKGKKLKIKVDDEAWRQNYPYDTKLSRRTYDRQKRRLQIELLKMQLWVKETGQKMLIIFEGRDAAGKGGAIKRFDEHLNPRGARVVALEKPTSEEQTQWYFQRYVRTLPSGGEIVMMDRSWYNRAGVERVMGYCTPAQYLEFMREVPELERMLVNSGTLLHKLWFSVGREEQLARFAARETDPVKQWKLSPTDLASLDKWDAYTEAKEAMFFYTDTGDAPWTAVKSNDKKRARLEAMRHVLSTVEYPNKDQSIAHAPDPLIVGRAYNHFEEDDEPHGSFPVVKPQGNATTQAAG